The following nucleotide sequence is from Harmonia axyridis chromosome 5, icHarAxyr1.1, whole genome shotgun sequence.
TTACTTTACTTAAAAGGTATTTGTGCAGattttgaattgaacatttcaaacaCAATTTTATTGATAGACAATCAAAGTGCTCTTAAACAAATTGAAAGCTTTGAGAATAGTAAAAGGTCAAAACATGTTGACATTAAAGCTCACTTTATCAAAGATATTGTTGCAAAAGGCTTAATCAAACTATCATTTGTAAGCACAAGTGAAAATGTAGCTGATATTTTTACTAAATCTCTACAAAgagaaaaatttgtttatttcagaAACATGTTAAATGTAAAATAatgtattaatatttttttgttcgcaatttaaaaatttgctatgaatatttaaattgaaGGGGGATGTTGAACATACCCACCTGCTAATTCTATGGTCAACATAGTATATGACATTTCAATATATGTCTGTGACTTTGACTTAACCAAGTTGTAGCAGTTGTAAAAGTTGTCGTAATACGTAAATAAAAGAGTTTTATTTTCAAACCAAGTTCTTTACTGAagttataacaaaatattccaAATCCTAAATATAATTTAACATAAATTTGGATGAATAATAGTCATTGTCATGTTTCGTTGACTAAAATgtagaattttccaaaaatgaaaattaatttcaaatcgaCATGCACTAACTATACGATTCAGAAAAGGCGTTGTCTACTCACAATTCGTTTCATACTTCTTTCACATGCAAGTAACTGCGACTGACATCAGAGTTTCGACTGAAATTCTTATTTATACGGATTGTGAAACAGGTAGGAACGTACTGAAAAAAAAGACCACAAAATAATGAAGCGATTCAAATAGAATACAATCTTGTGGTGTACGGAGAAAATTCCGGAGAAAGACTTTTAACAATCACCAGCAGAGTAATTCCATTTCTTGCACGTTATTTACCTCTAAGTGTACCATTTAGttcaaattatatcgaaaataaatCTTCCACATCTCCAATCCTCACGCTTGAATTGgtccaattttatttttatttatttttatggttTGTAGGTATGGTGACTTCTTCCTTTCGGGTCATCATGATTTGGTTTTTTATCGAATTCGACCATTTTATTTGgaatgttaataataataaacattaaGTTCTACATAAAGTTTTgcatcaaacttttttttcaaaaggaaccatattggtaccgtggtaccatttattagtactattaaTAAGGAATTTATCCATACCTGGTAATAAAATGTGCGATCAATACAATCAAAATTACAGCTCAAAGAAGAtaagaaaatacaattattttgttttagctGTAATTTTGATTGTATTGATCGCACATTTTATTACCAGGTATCGATAAATTCCTTAttaatagtactaataaatggtaattttagtttctttctgtgttttccggaagtcacagacagTTATTatcacagttataaatagcggtttttcctcatttaaagttcttcctcgataactcttaaagtgttcattttaggtaaagggtttgcttcaataacccccactatttttgtacgtagaatcgacttaaattataaaaaatataggttctaatttgaaaatcttgagttttgatgaatttgagttgtccaagttcatgattgtcttataaacaccctgtatacatttttggtccaaaccgcaaacaatcTTATAATATTTCGCAGAATATTtgtagaatcgaaaaagaaaaaatttttttcgaaaaaagctttttctattgaaatattcaaaaaaaaatgcgaGTCCTTCtcaccataatttttttttataaaaatcccATTTACACATGAACCGTTgcgttttcacccaaggtatggcatattgtcatcaaaaaagctatctaatgatacaataatatactgggtgtgccttttgaaataaggaagtagtataGTCTGTTAcaggtataaccggaagttgtagagatctgaaaatattttagggggaaagatcattgtctcaaaccccgatgTGTAAATTTCCAGCTCAAAATTAAGATTAGTTTTCTATGAACGTCTAATCCCagtgaataatgaatattttgctCTAGAAATCGtagtaaaatattcaatatttatttaattttcaaaaacttAAACTAACAAAATGCAAGGATATGATATGTTTAGAAACATCTTTCGTTTAAACATTTCCAACTGtttattaataataaacaaaataaactaAAACTCTTCCCTCTAGCTCTAGAACACAATACTTTTTTTACAAAAGGCCAAAAATCAAGTAATCAACGTTTTAAGAATTCATTACTTCAAAATTTTACGCCGCAAATCATAAAATTGGGAAGTTGTTTGCTGCGTTGATtctgaaaacaatattttacccCAAAAATGTTTGTTGAATTACTTAACATTCGAATTTCAAGCACCTCCACTAGATATTTGAgtcatattttttattgatattttttctcaataagtataaaatagttatttataatacaagtgcagaaggcattgatattcttccacgagttcaaaattcaaaaacgagccacgaagtggcgagttttggaatgaacgagtggtagaatgagccttctgtacgagtattatacattattttctctaattcattgcattttcattgaaattaatgaaatatttccataaatatattttagtgatttttgcattgaaaaatgttggttggcagaactgatttctttaaggcaaattgatgaattgacagataaagccgtggcggaaagttcgaagtaccaacatagaataataaaatattaccataaaaactgtgcgtttctgatatattctcgcacgattttgttctacaagatgtggaagaatgaacggaataaccacagaattagagaaatatatttctctaattctatgcCAAATTTGTTCATTCTACCATGCCTCGTAGAACAAAATTGTACGGAAATGTCAGTAGAGCACAGActttatggttatatttcatttttatatgtttGTACTAGGAATTCGGAAGTTGTGATACAAAAAACAGtcctgccaaccaacatttttcaatgcaaaaatcactaaacgatattcaaATTCAGTGTATTAGACAAAATAATGTAGATTATTAATCTTACAGAACGCTCATTCTAATTTTGACCACGTGGAAGAATAAAAATTCCCTCTGATGCACTCTTAGAATATAAAATCCTATGTTTTCTAAGTGGTCTTTAATTCAACTCGTCATGAACTATCCGCCAAACTTTAATCAAATTTTCTTGTTTGTTGTACATAATATTTTGCCTGTATATACTCTCTTTCCCCAAAGCTATGTTAGaaaggaaaattttcaatgatcGCATTATACTATCTTTATTTAACTAATATTTCATCTCTGTTCCACGCATGGAATATCTACAATATCAAGATGTATTGTTGCCAAAACTGTATAATGATATGAACTAAAAAGAACATTATTTTTGTGTGATTTCGATCCAATAAGGATCTTATCACTGGAAgccaaaaaagaaaagaaaggttcaaaatttgaatggaTGACCGCTCCGTTGTCAGTATTCATATATCTTACTTAAGGAATAACTCATTCTCTTATCAAAGAACTGCTGAGgcagattttttttctaaaactcAAATCACAATTATTAACTTTATTTTTGATGTTGAACTATATACCAAATTTTTACCttctatttcatcatttttttcgtCATTAAGGAATcagtaataaaacaaaacacaaaGATGACATAATGATTTATTTATCTTCCAATtttaggtttattatttccaattctGAATCcttcaaggaaaaaaaattcagtcaatCCATCCACCTTCCAGAGCTATAAGTACTCGGGACTTTAAGGGCTATTTCCATGAAGCTGGCTGGAAAAGACTATCCAcgaattttgaatatatctatttttttgTTCTTGTGTTGATATATTTTGCATCGAaagtggaaataataaatcttaGACTGACATTTACAGTGTTTTTCGTATTTGTTCAGTTCAATAACAAAGATATACTCCATCACTTGTTATAAGTTCATCATCCACAACTCTGAGCaacattctttcaaaaattcaaactttcTTCTTTCGGGAAGATCTCACCTTGATCAAAAGTTACATGACTTGCCTGCTTGACTAAATTGGCCTCAAAATTACTTCAACAAGTTCATCTGTTATCAATTCCATAAGGCTGTGTGATTGGTCCATTTGGATACGTAAATGTCGGCTTAGAATTGAAAGGAACCTAAAAagatttcatgtttaaatattaCTTAAGTAGCATAAATATTGAAACTATTGCTTATATCCATATAAGAAATAATAATGGTCGAAAGAAAACTATAGTTATCAAgctgaaataatagaaaaagaaaAGGATCCCATTCAAAACTTATTCAAGGTCGAAGTGACCTCTAACATAACCTATGACTATTATGTCACCTCGTAAGACTAGTTGAGAAGTTTGCATTTGTTTATTTACACCCTCCAATTgtcattattcaaaaaataaaatgcagAGAAGGCTTTTGACTAGCACTTTATATTTTATGTTATGTGATGTTATCTCTGttgaattttatattcagaTAGAAAAAGTTAAATCTTCAAATGAAACCTTCCTTTTTTTAGTGTGACTGAAGCTTCTCTAACTAAAAAAGTGTCTCTTTCTTAAGTAACCTCATATCCTTCAATTTctttaacaaataaaaatagataATCCATATTCTTTCTATCGAGGGTTCCTAAGGTTCCTCATGCCAACTTTTTACTAGtacaacaaatttaaaaatacttACCGAACTGTTTGGATAATGTCTGCTGGTGTTCTGTTCCTTAGTTTGATTTTCCGAATAGATATCAGCTATTGAACTCTAAAAGAAAttaatcgttaaaaaaaaattgtaatgaatATTACATCAACTTACCCTTGTAATTTCAGGGAATATAGTACTCAAATTGAAATTAGTTAATGAATTTCCAACAGAGTTTAGAGATGGAGATATCTCTGGATGTTGTATTCCTGATCTAGTAACAGGAGGTATTGGAGGTAGAGGTAGTAGAGGCGTAGTTGAGGTAATAGTATTTTGTTTTGGAGTGTATAAGGTATTCTTACAAGAATAAAGTTGTGGCTGAGTTGGAGGTGGAGGTAAGAATGTCGAATGTGAATGGAAATCATCCGGAAGTAAGGGTGAGTTTATACTTCCTGGTACATGTAAAAACGGGAAATCAACCAAGTTAGATGTTATATTGACAtcatttgttgattttttctttccttttttcATTCCAATACTTGAACATGAATTACCATGAATGTTCTTTTCTTCTCTATTCCCAGAGTTGTTTTTAGGTGGTACTTTAATCTTATTCATTGAGTTATTATGGAATAGACTTACACTATCTGATGTGAATTCATTTCCAACTCCAATTTCAGTTACAAAAGGTGCAGAACTGATGTACGGTGTAGTGATCGTACTTGAAGGTATAAAAGTATTTGTCGAATATGTATTATTCGAAAACGTGGTGAAGTTAGGAAAATTTTggtaattttgattttgttgcattatattttcttgttgTAATTCAACTGGGGGGAAGTATGGCATTATATTATCAGGTATATAGGGAGGGACAGATATATTCTTCATGCTGTTACCACAAAATGATTGGTCCTTTTTTGAACTATTATCAGATTGGCCTTGGTGTCCAATTAATGCTTCTGCAGAATAACTACTGGAAGACACTTTTAAAGTACGTCTCTTATCACAAAAACCACTATTGTTTGTCTGTTTGCAGTTGAAATTCTTATTATCAACCTTAGCATTACTCTGGCTTCCTGGAGACTTGTTGAAACATTGGGATATTATCTTCTGTTCTTCAACACTTTTAcccattttcttatttttcattacattATTTTTTGATGTACTTCCACTATTTCTACGTCTTGTAGGCTTGGCAGGTACAGTTTTATCAGTTTGATGTACTAGTTGACTAActgaaaagaaattattttgattttcataaGCCATTTTGTTAGTAACCTTATTCTTTGTGTCTTTCACAAATCTATTTGTTGGATATTCATATTTTGGATCAGTAAAGTTGGAAGAACCTAAAGCAAGATCTCCAACCAGGGTCGGCAATGTGGAAGATACGAAGCTGGGTACGGAATCTAAAAACTGAGGCATTTTGGTTGGTGACCAAGAGAACTGATTTTGACCTTCTTCCATTTCTGATTTTTGGTAATTCGTGTTTCCAAGCGATAaatcaaatgtttttttcgatgTTTGACTTAAATTACTATTAAGTTCGGCTGAATACATAGATGTAGTATTGAAATAAGTTGATTGATTACCGCTAATAAGATTGGCATTCGAATAAATCATATCATCTTTTGGAAAATTAGAAGTAATATGATCTGATGTTGATTTTGAAGGAGTTGTCATCCAATTGTAAGTAGATTTTTCCTGGTGATTCTGAGATTTCGAAGAAGCTGCATTATTCTTTCTCATATTATCGGAGTAATATGTATTGTTGAAATCTGTTTTCTTATAATTTGTGTATGGTTCTATATTCGATGCCACCTGGTTTTTATCGTTTCTTACAATCTTATAACATGATTCACTCAAGTAGCTTTGACTGTTAGAGTAGTAGTTACAATtgctattattattactatttgtATAAAGAGGTTCTGAAGTAGGTTTATTCGAACTGTAAGCACACGTACATACTCTTGTTATATTATTGATATCATAAATTGTGTTTGAATAAGCCATATTACAACTAGAAGGCAACTCTTTGGATTCAACGGCTTTAGCAACAGGTGTTCCCTTTTTCTCTATATTAAAATCAAAGCTCATTTCGTTATTCTTGAGAGATTTTTTGTTCTCCGAATCGAAattattgtaattgaaatatttctgggTGTCATTATTTCTGCCATCCATGTTGAAAGACTTGATGTTGCTCTGATCAGATATATCTAGGTAGTTTTTATCGGGTATAAAATACGGTTGAATGAATGGCTTTGATGACGAATCTTGTTGATTCAATTGACTGTAGTTGGATGAGTTTTTACCATTCATATTCTTAGAAACCAAAGAAACGTTGTTATCAACATTGAATTGGGTGTGCACCTGATCAGATTGCATTGAAGTCGATATGAAGTTTTTGTTGGGCGTGAAGGATATTTGTGTATTTTGAATGTTCTCATTGAATAAcgtttgaatattattttttgtaccAGAATTTTGTGGATTAAAATCTTCAGAAATCAgcgatttttgtttttcttcatgaaaattcatgttGTTCACTTGTTCTATACATTTATGTACACTTGAaagattattattgatattttcaatgttgaaaATGTTATCACAAGTTTCTCGTTTCATAAAACTGTTTCTGATATTTTTTGTCGTAGATTCGACTTTCGGTTCCGAATTCTTAGAGAAATGGTTAGAGTCAACATTCTCTGGAAGAGACTGATTGGtttctatttttttaatggTCTTTGTAGATTGTAGATTGAGGTTTTCATTAATATTCTGTGTTTCTTTTATCAAACCATTTTGTGATGTTGATTTATGCAAATATGATACGGGAGGTGGAATATGATCTTTAGGACCTTCATTCGTTGATACTGAATTGGTCAGTTTTTGACTATCAAAAGCAAAATTTGGTTGACAATCAATGCTGGATGAAAAATTTCTATTGTAAGGAACTCCACAATTTCTTGCTGTTGAAAATATATGTTCATTTATCGAAGTCTGTTTAGAATTACTCGATATTTCGCTATTCTCCATGTTAtttgaagttttgaaattatcgcCAAACTTGGAACTACCAGTgcttttttctgttattttagGACTATCACTCGGATTACTAGATGGTAGGGCAGTCAAACTGCTCAAATGCTGTTCGAAAGAGTTATAAAATCCGCCATAAATATCCTTCGAAGAAAAGAAATCCATATTCAATAGATTAGAATTGAAACTTTCAGACTGTACTGATTTCGTGTTATCCAGATTACCGATCTGTAAAAGAGTAGGAGTTTCCCTTTGGCTATCGGGGTTATCTTCATCCATAACCTCAGTAACTTTGACACCTGTCAAAGATGACACAAGAGGAAATGCAAGAAGAAAAGCGGCAGTTGGTGATGTGGATTCTGGATTTTGACAACCAGGTGGAACTTGAAGTGAGGCAAAAATATCATTTGACAATTCTGAATGTCCAAGATGcaaatctaaatttttcaactgCGTGTTCATATTGCATACATTTTCTAAATCTAAGTTACTTTCGGTTCTTAAATTTTGTTCATCGTTTCGTATCTGATTTACAGGAAGTGTGTCATTATTTTCCGATTCATCAACAACTTGCAATGTTTCAgtaatttcttcatttccagaatTATTAGTAATCTGATTGAGCTCAGTCTCCTTATTTCGAACATCTGAAGGGATCTCGGGTTGGGGAGTTTTGGGGTGCATCTCAGTCAAGCGcaatgattcattca
It contains:
- the LOC123679788 gene encoding putative uncharacterized protein DDB_G0282133 — protein: MKSCSSCSICQIKVRIFEILFCLLPKKIYILKNFKMPKENKRKIWEKERRDHLKEAFIKLEKLLPSYDPSCSFSRIDVITKSIEYIQEMKNVVQELSNKQSAVNPKVLKMKNLQDRIKRLVSRMEILSKLLREAKIPIPNARSWKDFSYRNYKWSGKINEQTFLAHKNKKKKKNEIDDINGNVNSQKSNRKTKGESNSFTSVQKHRKNNVNRVTNEVSPKQEPLHLPTSNCVIIYTQAYNTAPCYLVTSAPSKLSGCSQTVITNSIVGSNPVMTTNATGSGSRKAVTEYNSKMQTLGAGTLILANGSIYPVLPQPQPILQTPMLVQVTKNSNGMIIQSDNGKAEKKENIEQNTSNKPKKFKKESATKKSLVSHTNDQNSENSIPQVCIKPKFSTNVLRCGPNLIVSESSLLAAQINKIPISSSSTCNYLKPKIPLVVRNKKKAAGRKGGQRPVSRMALEKIGKMFRKREMEEKKKAAEEYKLKESSVNDTDITNKLMPQKDVSNIVISESQLENGLNSIETEVVQTTENNSKLQKTVSIIADDLVRESNEKAESVFGSGSEITEDSKHDNLVSKEEEKIPLKEENYVEEKQEKNLNESLRLTEMHPKTPQPEIPSDVRNKETELNQITNNSGNEEITETLQVVDESENNDTLPVNQIRNDEQNLRTESNLDLENVCNMNTQLKNLDLHLGHSELSNDIFASLQVPPGCQNPESTSPTAAFLLAFPLVSSLTGVKVTEVMDEDNPDSQRETPTLLQIGNLDNTKSVQSESFNSNLLNMDFFSSKDIYGGFYNSFEQHLSSLTALPSSNPSDSPKITEKSTGSSKFGDNFKTSNNMENSEISSNSKQTSINEHIFSTARNCGVPYNRNFSSSIDCQPNFAFDSQKLTNSVSTNEGPKDHIPPPVSYLHKSTSQNGLIKETQNINENLNLQSTKTIKKIETNQSLPENVDSNHFSKNSEPKVESTTKNIRNSFMKRETCDNIFNIENINNNLSSVHKCIEQVNNMNFHEEKQKSLISEDFNPQNSGTKNNIQTLFNENIQNTQISFTPNKNFISTSMQSDQVHTQFNVDNNVSLVSKNMNGKNSSNYSQLNQQDSSSKPFIQPYFIPDKNYLDISDQSNIKSFNMDGRNNDTQKYFNYNNFDSENKKSLKNNEMSFDFNIEKKGTPVAKAVESKELPSSCNMAYSNTIYDINNITRVCTCAYSSNKPTSEPLYTNSNNNSNCNYYSNSQSYLSESCYKIVRNDKNQVASNIEPYTNYKKTDFNNTYYSDNMRKNNAASSKSQNHQEKSTYNWMTTPSKSTSDHITSNFPKDDMIYSNANLISGNQSTYFNTTSMYSAELNSNLSQTSKKTFDLSLGNTNYQKSEMEEGQNQFSWSPTKMPQFLDSVPSFVSSTLPTLVGDLALGSSNFTDPKYEYPTNRFVKDTKNKVTNKMAYENQNNFFSVSQLVHQTDKTVPAKPTRRRNSGSTSKNNVMKNKKMGKSVEEQKIISQCFNKSPGSQSNAKVDNKNFNCKQTNNSGFCDKRRTLKVSSSSYSAEALIGHQGQSDNSSKKDQSFCGNSMKNISVPPYIPDNIMPYFPPVELQQENIMQQNQNYQNFPNFTTFSNNTYSTNTFIPSSTITTPYISSAPFVTEIGVGNEFTSDSVSLFHNNSMNKIKVPPKNNSGNREEKNIHGNSCSSIGMKKGKKKSTNDVNITSNLVDFPFLHVPGSINSPLLPDDFHSHSTFLPPPPTQPQLYSCKNTLYTPKQNTITSTTPLLPLPPIPPVTRSGIQHPEISPSLNSVGNSLTNFNLSTIFPEITRSSIADIYSENQTKEQNTSRHYPNSSVPFNSKPTFTYPNGPITQPYGIDNR